The bacterium genomic sequence TGGGCCTGTTCGAGATGGCCGATGGCGGCACTTTCTTTCTGGACGAGATCGGCGATATCTCCCCGGCCATTCAGGCCAAGCTTTTGCGGGTGCTGCAGGACGGCGAGATGCGCAGGGTAGGGGATACCCAGAGCATCCGGGTCGATGTCCGGGTGATCTCGGCCACCAACCGGGACCTGATCCAGGAGGTAAAATCGGGCCGGTTCCGGGAGGACCTTTTCTACCGCCTTAATGTGGTGACCATCAACCTGCCCAGCCTGCGGGAAAGGCAGAGCGACATTCCGCTGCTTTGCCGGCATTTCCTTCAGACCGCCCCCGCCGCCAAGTCCAAAGGCATCGACCAGATAGAGAACAAAGCCCTGGCCGTTCTGATGGATTACGGCTGGCCGGGAAACATCCGGGAACTGGAAAACGTCATTTCCTATGCCGTGGTGATGGCCAAGGGCCAGACCATCCGCCTGGAAGATCTTCCGGATCAGATCAAAACAGTCAGGTCCGGACCTGCCGCCGTGGTTTCCGGCCAGTCCATGAGGGAGATGGAGAAGAACCTGATCATCGCCACCTTAAAATCATGCCAGGGCAACCGCCGCCAGACGGCGGATCAGCTGGGGATCAGCCTGCGCACCCTGCAATACAAACTTAAAGAACTGAAGCACGATGATG encodes the following:
- a CDS encoding sigma 54-interacting transcriptional regulator, which gives rise to GLFEMADGGTFFLDEIGDISPAIQAKLLRVLQDGEMRRVGDTQSIRVDVRVISATNRDLIQEVKSGRFREDLFYRLNVVTINLPSLRERQSDIPLLCRHFLQTAPAAKSKGIDQIENKALAVLMDYGWPGNIRELENVISYAVVMAKGQTIRLEDLPDQIKTVRSGPAAVVSGQSMREMEKNLIIATLKSCQGNRRQTADQLGISLRTLQYKLKELKHDDAVSQA